A genomic stretch from Nilaparvata lugens isolate BPH unplaced genomic scaffold, ASM1435652v1 scaffold8734, whole genome shotgun sequence includes:
- the LOC120349210 gene encoding uncharacterized protein LOC120349210, with the protein MTGNQIIVSPDVPILQNTKLGWIVFGSCQLPKSVSLKKSSNQFVTNFVSTAEVSNQLETFWKLEEVSSVIPVSPECARVEAHYKENTIRHEDGRFQVSLPRKDSFATLGHSRTQAMKRFHSLEKRFLKEPELKLQYVEFMQEYEDLGHMHPVPPPAPEEQVYYIPHHAVFKPDSTTTKTRVVFDASAKTSTGISLNDVIFKGPVVQSDLFDIVLRFRMRPFAFIADITKMYRQILLDPSDRNLHHFLER; encoded by the coding sequence ATGACtggcaatcaaattattgtgtcaCCTGATGTTCCAATcctacaaaatacaaaacttgGCTGGATTGTTTTTGGCTCTTGTCAATTACCTAAATCAGTGTCACTCAAAAAATCATCTAATCAATTTGTTACCAATTTTGTCTCCACAGCTGAAGTCTCCAATCAGTTGGAAACCTTCTGGAAGCTGGAAGAAGTCTCTTCAGTTATTCCTGTCTCTCCTGAGTGTGCTAGGGTTGAAGCACACTACAAAGAAAATACCATCAGGCATGAAGATGGTCGTTTCCAAGTGTCCTTACCTCGCAAGGATTCATTTGCCACCCTTGGTCATTCAAGGACTCAAGCTATGAAACGTTTCCATTCATTGGAAAAAAGATTTCTTAAAGAACCTGAGCTCAAACTTCAATATGTTGAATTTATGCAGGAATATGAAGATTTAGGTCACATGCACCCTGTACCGCCACCAGCCCCTGAGGAACAAGTCTATTATATTCCACATCACGCCGTCTTCAAGCCCGACTCCACTACAACCAAAACAAGAGTTGTGTTTGATGCTAGCGCCAAAACATCAACTGGAATTTCTCTCAATGATGTTATCTTCAAGGGTCCTGTTGTTCAGTCAGACCTTTTTGACATTGTCCTACGATTTCGTATGCGACCATTTGCTTTCATCGCGGACATAACTAAAATGTACCGCCAAATTCTTTTAGATCCTTCTGATCGTAATTTGCATCATTTTTTGGAGAGATGA